The genomic window TGCACTTGGAGCCGAGCACCAGGAACTTGTGCTTGTCTGAGGCGAACGGGTCCTTCATGACGTAACTCTCCTCCAGGAGGCTGCGGGACAGTGCGGGCGCCGGGGTCAGACCCGCCGCACCTCTGCCGAGGGAAGCCCGGCAGCGGCACGGAATGGACCTCCCCAGAGCCCGCACCCCTGGGGGGGTCACGAGCGGAGGGCCAGTCCCCCCGTGCCCCCGAGAGGGAGCAGAAAGGCCAGCCGCGGGGGGCGGGCTGGAACCCGAGCCGCAGCCGCGGCGTGGGGAGCCGCTCCTGGCCGCGGGCAGGCCGGCGGCGGCAGCGCAGGGCCCCGAGCCCTCTCCACCGCTGGGGCGCGCGCAGGGAGCGCCGCCTCCGGCTCCGCTCTCGGGGCCCTGCCGCACGCACGGAGAACCGGGCGCCTTAGTCCCTGCCCGCGGCGCCGGCCGCACCCGCACGGCGGAGGCGCACAGCGTCTGCGAGGTCACCCGGTCCGGGTCAGCAGAGGAAGCCGCCCGGAAGCCAGCCTTGGCGCCTGCCACCAGGCCCGTGGCAGCGGCGCGCGGGGTGGGCAGCGCGCTGGCCGCCCGCCCCACGGCGCGGCCTCCCAGGAGGGCAGGTCCGAGGTCAAGACCAAGCCCCAGCACGCAGCGGCTGGCGCCAGGCTGACTCCGGGCAGATCCACGGGCAGCGGGACCAGGGCCAGGCGCCTCAGAGCGAGAGGGCAGCAAGGCTCCCCACTGACGAGGTCCGCGAGGGAGCGGACGAGCGGCGACCCGGCCCGGCCCCACGGAAGAGGCCGCGGCGGACCCCGCCCCGGCCGGAAGCACGACGCTCCCCGCCGGCCGCCGCAGCACGTGCTGCTCCCCGCGCGGGGCGCGGACCACGGGCCCGGAGCTTCTGGAGGAGCCTTGCCCCGCGCCTCGGCAGGTCACGCCTGCCGCGTCCAGAGCCCAGGCGCGGTGGGGCGACGACGCGACACCGCAGCCAGCGCCACACCGGGCGCCCCGCCCCCCCAAGGCCGGCCCAGCGCGCGGGAAGCGGGACTCACACGACGGCGCGGGCGTCGGGGGGCGCCGGGCCCACGTAGCTGTAGGGAGCGGTCAGCGCGCAGAGCCCGCACGAGAACACGCCCGCGGCgcggcgccccgcccccgcctccatCTGCGGGCTCCGGAGACGGCCGGGCCCCGAGCCGCCCACGGCCGGCTCCGACCCGCGGGCCGACGGCGCCCCGCGCACACCGGGCCCGTCAAGGGCGCGGCGGGCGCGGCCGACTCCCACCGCAGCGGCGCCGAGGCCGGGCCGGCCGGGGCCTCGAACCAGCGGGCCCGACCGCGGCCGCCGCCGCTCGCTCGCCGCGACAGCCCGGGCGGCTCCTCTCGCGCCTCCGCGCGGCCGACGGGCCCCGCCGCGCTTTCGCTCCCGCCGCGGCGCTGCGCACGGCCCGAGCCGGAAGCGGCCTGCGGCGGCGTCTCTGACGGGGACGCTCTGAGGAGGCCGAGGTCAGCGAGCGCGTCTGTGCGAgcgcgcccccgccgcccgccgggCCGCCGTCCGCGAAGCGCCGGGCCGCGCCGGGCGCTCACGACGTTCGGGGCCGGGCCTGGCGGCCCCACGGCCCGCCGCTCTCCGGCTCCACCCCGGCGGCAGCGGGGCTTCCGGCCGCGAGCGCGCACGCGCAGGCCGGCCCCTGGGCCCGCTGCGGGCTCCGCCGCTCTCCCTCGCGCTCTCCCGGGGCTTCTGGCCGGCAGCGGCCCTGTCCCACCGCGGTGTCACCCGCGACCTCCACCGGAGCCTCAGTTCGCCGGACGGCCGCGCACCTCCCGGGCTGCCGCAGGACCTTGGCAACCTGGGCTCCTCCGCATCTACCGCCCAACCGCGGGCAACACCGCCCCGCAACGCCAGCTGGAAGCGCCGCCGGGAACGACGCGGCGCACGACCCGCGGCGCCTGCGCGACTCCGCCTCCCGGCGGCTACGTACGGCGCAGGCGCGAgcccgcccccagcccgcccccagcccgcccccagcccgcccccagcccgcccccagcccgcccccagcccgccccgGGGCTTTCTGGAGAACTTCCGCCTCTGCGGCTCTGGGTCGGAAAGGGAAGGTCACGCCCTCCTCCTGACTGAGCCGTGCCCCTGGACCGGCGCTGGTGACCGTTCTGAGGCTCTCCGATGCTTCTTGGATTTTCCACCCGCCCTCGAAGAATCCAGGCGGCCGCAGCGCGTCCAGCGTCATCTCGCTACACACTTGCCTGGACGGGAGCGCCTGAACCCAGATCCCTAACTCCCTGTCCCCACACCCCCTTTAAAATGTGAGTCCCGGTCCCCCAGGCCTGGGCGAGCGCCACGGTCAAGACTGTCAGTGTCCACCCCAGGCAGCAGCCAAGACAGGATCAAAGGGAGCCCTGTTCTTCCCCGTGGACACGGTAAAGCAGTGCGCACGTCGGACATGTCCATGA from Mustela lutreola isolate mMusLut2 chromosome 8, mMusLut2.pri, whole genome shotgun sequence includes these protein-coding regions:
- the CDPF1 gene encoding cysteine-rich DPF motif domain-containing protein 1: MEAGAGRRAAGVFSCGLCALTAPYSYVGPAPPDARAVVLLEESYVMKDPFASDKHKFLVLGSKCSVCSRLVCVGPECSLFYSKRFCLPCVQENMDAFPQEIRQDLEKRKAPSKRPVSQPGSRT